One window from the genome of Bacillus tianshenii encodes:
- a CDS encoding DUF1027 domain-containing protein → MVQIDGIQYEIIENVKEGFNEEVFKERYSEILHRYDYVVGDWGYNQLRLRGFFDDQNQRATYDTKISTLSEWLYEYCNFGCAYFVLKKIRK, encoded by the coding sequence TTGGTTCAGATCGATGGCATTCAGTATGAAATAATTGAAAATGTCAAAGAAGGTTTCAATGAAGAGGTTTTTAAGGAAAGGTATAGCGAAATTTTACATAGATACGATTATGTTGTTGGAGATTGGGGATACAACCAACTTCGACTACGCGGTTTCTTTGATGATCAAAATCAACGTGCAACATACGATACAAAAATCAGCACATTGTCAGAGTGGCTGTATGAATATTGCAATTTTGGCTGCGCATATTTTGTCTTAAAGAAAATACGCAAGTAA